The Gammaproteobacteria bacterium DNA window CTGCATGCCAAACGAGATCGCGTGCAGCAATTGCGCCAGCACCAGCACGAAGAGCCACTGGACGAAACCGGCGATCAAAAGCCAGCGCACGGTGGTGGCGGCGATGCTGAGCAGCATGAGCAGGCGCAGCGGCATCCATGGCAGCAGCCGGTGCATGACGAGGAACAGCAACACCTCCGCCGCCACGCCCAGGGCCCACAACTGCCCGACCACGCCGCGGGCATAGCCGTGCTCCTCCAGATAGATGGTGTAGAAGTTGTAATAAGGCCCGTAGCTCACCTGGGTCAGCAGACAGACAGCCAGCAGGGCCGCAACTTTGGGCTGGCCGAGCACGCGAGCGAGGTGCATGCGCGCCGGCCGGGGATGCGGAACCCTCCGATCCGGCGTATACAGGCTCATCACGGTGGCAGCGGCCAGCAATCCCACCAATACCGCCGGCAGCGGCGTCAAACCGGTACGTTCGAAGATCCATCCCAAGGCGACGACGGTGACAATGAAACTGATGGAACCCCAGACGCGGATGCGGGTGTAGGCCTCCGTCGAGTCACCGAGATGGTTGAAGGTTACCGCCTCGAATTGCGGCAGCGAGGCGCTCCAGAGGAAACCGAACACCAACATCACCACCAGCGCCGGTGCGTAGGTTGTGATCCACAGCATCGGCAGGAAACTCACCAGCGACAGCAGGAAACTCACGCGCACCACCCGCATCCGTCCGCCATGGTGATCGGCGATCCAGCCCCACAGCGTCGGCGAAACGATGCGCCCCGCGACCAGCGCGCCGGTCAGCAGGCCGATCTGCGCCGGCGTGCAGCCCAGCAGTTTGAAATAGGGATTGAGATACGGCACCAGCGCGCCGATGACGGCGAAGTAGGCGAAGTAGCCGCCGGACAGCCTCCAGTAAGGCACCCCCGAATGACGCAACATCAGCGCTTGGGCGTGGCGGGAACTACCGGTGTCGGCGAACGAACGTCAAGATTCTGGGCGCGGTGGCGCAGGGCATGATCCATCAGCACCAGCGCCAGCATGGCCTCGGCAATCGGCGTGGCGCGGATGCCGACGCAGGGGTCGTGGCGCCCGTGCGTCGCCACCTCCACCGGATTGCCCCGCGCGTCGATGCTGCGCCCCGGCAGACGGATGCTGGACGTCGGCTTCAGCGCGATGCTGACGAGAATGTCCTGGCCGCTGGAAATGCCGCCGAGAATGCCGCCGGCGTTGTTGCCGAGAAAACCTTCCGGCGTCATTTCATCGCGGTGCTGCGTGCCCTTGTGTTCGACGGCGGCGAAACCGGCGCCGATCTCCACCGCCTTGACGGCGTTGATGCCCATCATCGCCTTCGCGATGTCGGCATCCAGCCGATCGAACACCGGTTCGCCCCAGCCCGGCGGCACGTTGCTGGCCACGACGTTGATGCGCGCGCCAATGGAATCGCCCTCCTTGCGCAGCGCGTCCATGAACGCTTCCAGCTCGGGGACACGCGCCGGATCCGGACAGAAAAATGGATTGTCATCAACGGCGCTCCAATCCCGGCGTTCCAGTTTGATCGGCCCCAGTTGCGCCAGATAACCGCGGACCTGCACGCCGTATTTCTCGCGCAGGTATTTCTTGGCGATGCCCGCTGCCGCCACGCGCATGCAGGTCTCGCGCGCCGAGGCGCGGCCGCCGCCGCGGTAATCGCGGAAGCCGTACTTCTGATTGTAGGTGTAATCGGCGTGACCGGGACGGAAGCGATCGAGAATGTTGTCGTAATCCTTTGACTTCTGATCGGTGTTCTCGATCAACAGTCCAATCGGCGTGCCGGTGGTTTTGCCCTGGAACACTCCCGACAGGATGCGCACCCTGTCATCTTCGTGCCGCTGCGTGGTGTGGCGCGACTTGCCCGGTTTGCGCCGATCCAGATCGTGCTGCAGATCCTCCTCGCTCAAGGCGAGGCCGGGCGGGCAGCCGTCCACGATACAGGCGTACGCCGGCCCGTGGCTCTCGCCGCAGGTGGTGAGCGTGAACAGTTTGCCGATGGTGTTACCTGACATGGCGCTATTGTAGCGACATAAGCATATTCCGGCGAAATCTTCGCCGGTTTACGAGGATCGGTCGCCGCCGAAGTGTTCGCGCAGTTGCGCGGCGGTGAGCAGGAACACGCCGTCGCCGCCGCGTTCAAACTCGAACCACATGAACGGCACCTTCGGATAACGCGCCAAGAGAACCTCCTGCCGGTCGCCCACCTCCACGATCAATGCCCCGTGTTCGTTCAAGCGGGCGGCGGATTCATGCAGGATGCGGATGACGACGGCCAGCCCTTCGTCACCCGCGGCCAAACCCAGGGCCGGTTCGTGCTGGTATTCGCGCGGCAAACCGGCAACGTCTTCCGCGGGAACGTAAGGTGGATTGCTGATGATCAAGTCATAACGCTGCCGCGGGACGTCACGGTACAGATCCGATTTGATCATGCGCAGGCGATCCCCCACCGCGTACCGCTCGACGTTGATCGCGGCCACCGCCAGCGCCTCCGGCGAGATATCGGTGGCGTCAACCCGCGCTTCAGGAAAGGCCAGCGCGCAGGCCACTGCGATGCAGCCGCTGCCGGTGCAGAGTTCCAGGATGCGACGCACGCGGCTGCCGTCCACCCACGGCGCAAAACCCTGTTCGATCAATTCCGCAATCGGCGAGCGCGGTACCAACACGCGTTCGTCGACGTAAAACTCCAGACCCGCGAACCACGCCTTGCGCAGCAGATAGGCGGCCGGTTTGCGGGTGGCGATCCGCTTGCGCAACAGCGCGCGCAGGCGTTGGAGCGTGTTTTTGTCCAGTGGCTCGTCCAGCCGGGCGCCGCCGTAATCGAAGGGCAGATCGAGCGCCCCCAGCACCAGATACACCGCCTCCTCGCGGGCGTTGCGGGTGCCGTGGCCGTAGCTCAGGCCCGCGTATTCAAACTTGGATTCGGCCCAATGGACCAGTTCGCGCGGCGTCAATGGGCCATGACGCCGGGTATTTTTTTGAAATCGATGGCGTCGATCTGTTCGGGGGCCAGATACTGCCGCGCATACTTGAGATAGACCTGTTCATGGATGAACACGTCGAACAAATCCGCGTCGATATGATGTTCCAGTTTCATGCGGCCGAGGATCGTGAGCGCCTGCGACAGCGGCATCGGTTTTTTGTAGGGGCGATCCTTGGCGGTCAGCGCCTCGAAGATGTCGGCGATCGCCACCATGCGCGCCGGGATCGACATCTGTTCGCGCGTCAGTTTGTTGGGATAACCGGTGCCGTCCATTTTTTCATGATGCCCGCCGGCATACTCCGGCACCCGCCGCAGATGTTTTGGATAAGGCAGTGACTGCAGCATTTTGATGCTGACGCTGACGTGGTTGTTGATGATCTGCCGTTCCTCGAAATTCAGCGTGCCGCGGCTGATGTGCAGGTTGTAAACCTCGTTGTCCGACAGAAAGGGTTTGTCGTTACCATCCTCCCGCCAGCGGTAGGCGGCGATGCGATTGACGCGCTCCTTGTCTTCCTCGGAGAGAAACTCGCCGCCCTTGTTGCAGCGATGGAGAAATTCGCGATCGTCGGCGTATTGCTTCAGCAGCCGCCGGTATTCGGGATCGGTATCCACCTCCGCATCGGCGCCGAAGCGGGCCTGCAACCGGCGCAGCAGCGCGGCGATCTCGGCGTCGCGTCTCAATATTTCAAAGCGGGTGTCAATCTCCTTGATGCGGTCGAAAATCGTCTCCAGTTTGGTGGACTTGTCGACCACGAATTCCGGCGTGGTGATCTTGCCGCAGTCGTGCAGCCATGCGGCGACATTCAGTTCATAGCGCTCCTCCTCCGTCATGGCGAAATCCGCCAGCGGACCCTGCCTCGTGTTGCAGACCGCCTCGGCCAGCATGTCGGTCAGCACCGGCACGCGCCGGCAGTGCCCCGCAGTGTAGGGTGATTTTTCGTCAATCGCGTTGGCGACCAGCTGGATCATGGAATCGAACAACTGTTTCTGCGCCTCTATCAGTTGTTTGTTGGTGATGGCCACCGCCGCCATCGAGGCCAGCGATTCCACCAGCTTTTGATCGTGCTGGGTAAACGAGACCGCATCCGAGCCATCGGGTTCGCGCTTGTTCAGGAGCTGCAGCACGCCGATGACCTCATTCTCATGATTGGTCATCGGCACGGTGAGAAAGGATTTTGAACGGTAGCCGGTCTTCTGATCGAAGGTGCGAGTCCCGGAAAAATCGAATTCCTTGCTGGCGTAGGCGTCCTTGATGTTGATGGTGCGGCGGCTCAGGGCCGCGCTGGCGGCGACCATTTTCATGTTGGGATTGCCCGCGTCGTCGTACAAGGGCAGCGGCGGGAAGGGAATGGGCTTGCCGCTGGTGCCGCCCATGCGAAAGTTGAGGCTGGCGGTGTGCATGATTTCGAATTTCAGGCGTCGATCCTCGGTGACCGAATACAGCGTGCCGCCATCCGCGCTGGTGAAGCGCTCCGCCTGCTCCAGGATCATCTCCAGCAGCCGGTCGTGATTCTTCTCGGCCGAGAGGGCGATGCCAATGGCCGTCAGTTCTTGCAGCAGTTGCAGAGAATGGGTGGTGGTGGTCATCAATTTCAGCCGTCGATTAGACAAATTTTAGCCGGATTCCGACCCTACTGCCATGCAAAACAGCATGTTGCGGTGCGATCAGCGTCGCAAACAGAACTTTTTCGATGTAAAAAGCTGAATTGTCACCAACCTGTCAACGGACGTTCGCCGGCCTGTCACAGCGTTGGGGCAGTATGGCCGTCACATGCTCCGCGTGGAGAACAACCGATGACCTCAGCAGAAATTCGCGGTCATTTCAGCACGCGTCACATCTTTTCCAACCACCGATTGTCAAACCACCCCGATTTCCTCTATCGATCCCTGGATCGGCTCTGCCGCTTGGATCACCTGGATCGTCTCTATCAGCAACTACCCCCCGGATTGGAAGGCGAGGCCTTTCTCCGGCAGGCGCTGGAACTGCTCGACATCCGGCCGCGCATTTTGAGCGGGCGGATCGATGACATTCCGGCCGGCGGGCCGGTCATCGTCGTCGCCAATCATCCCTTCGGCGGCCCCGAGGCGCTGCTGCTGGCGCAGATGCTGCTGAAGATCCGCCCTGATGTGCGCATGATGGCCAATTACCTCCTGCGGCAAATCACGGAAATCCGGGATTATCTGATTGACGTGGATCCCTTCGGGGGAGGAACGTCGGCCCGCAGAAACGCGGCGCCGTTGCGCCGCTGCCTGCGCTGGTTGCAGGCCGGCGGCCTGCTGCTGACCTTTCCATCGGGCACGGTATCGCATCTGCAATGGCGTTCCGGAAAGATTATCGATCCGCCGTGGGATCCGTCCATCGGACGTCTCGTGCAGTTGAGCCAGGCCAGCGTGGTGCCGGTGTACATCCACGGCCACAACCGGCTTCACTTCCAGCTCCTGGGCCTGCTGCACCCGCTGCTGCGCACCGCCCTGCTGCCGCGCGAATTCGCGGCCCGCACCGGTCGGCGCATTGAACTGCGCATCGGCGCACCCATCGCGTACGCCGGCATGAAACGGCTGCCGGACAAGACCACACTCATTGAACATCTGCGCCTGCGCACCGAGCTGCTGGGCCAGATGAGCCAGACTGCTTCCTCCGGCGCGGCCGTTGAGCCGCCTTTACCGCGACGTGCGATCCCCTTAATCCTCGCGCCCGCACCATCGTTGCTCAAGGCGGAGATGGACGCCCTGCCGGAGGAGCAGATCCTGATTCGCAACAAGGAATGGCGGGTCGCCTGCGCGCCCGCGCGGCAAATCCCCTGGTTGTTGCAGGAGATTGGGCGGCTGCGCGAGCTGACGTTCCGGAGCGTCGGCGAGGGCACCGGCAAGCCCGCGGACATCGATCTGTATGACGCCTATTACCAGCACCTCATCGTCTGGAACGAGGCCTCCGGTCAGGTGGCCGGCGGTTACCGGCTGGGCGTCGTGGCCGACATCCTGCGGCACTACGGCGTGCGCGGCCTCTACACCCATTCCCTGTTTGAATTCAAGCGGCCGCTGCTCGGCCAGCTGGCGACGGCCGTCGAGTTGGGCCGCTCGTTCGTGCGGCCGGAATTTCAGAAGAGCTTCGCGCCCCTGTTTCTGTTGTGGCGCGGGATCGGGGAATTCATCATCCGCCGGCCGCAGTGCCACCGCCTGTTCGGCCCCGTCAGCATCAGCAACGATTATCACTGGCTGTCGCGCCTGCTCATCGTGAAGCACCTGCACACGCGGCATTACGAACGGGAATTGTCCCGCTGGGTGCGGCCACGCCGCCCATTCAAGCCATTGCGTATGGGGCCCTGGCGGGAAGCCATCATCTCACCGGGCCTGGACGATCTGGACGTGATCGCAGACATGGTGCGCGGCATCGAGACGGACGGCAAGGAGCCTCCCATTCTGCTGCGCCAGTATCTGAAGCTGGGCGGGCAATTGCTCGGATTCAATGTCGATCCGGAGTTCGGGAATACGCTGGACGGCCTGATCCTGGTCGATCTGCGCCGCACCGATGCCCGCCTTTTGGAGCGCTACATGGGTCAGCGGGGCGCGCGCGACTTTCTCGCGTTCCACCGCTCACGGCCCGCCGCCACGACACGCCAGGCGGCGTGACCGGCGGGGCTCAGGACGCCATGGTTGCGAACATGGCGTTCAAACGGCGGACAAAGCCCGCCGGGTCGCTGAGCCTGCCGCCCTCGGCCAGCAAGGCCTGATCGAATAATATCCTCGCCCAGTCGCCGAAACGCGTTTCATCCTCGATTTTGCCAAGATGTTTGATCAGCGCGTGCTCCGGGTTGATCTCCAGGATGGGTTTGGCGGCGGCGATGTTCTGCCCCACGGCCTTGAGCAGGCGTTCCAGATTGCCGCCCATGTCCTGGCTGTCCGCCACCAGGCAGGCGGGTGAGTCGGTCAGGCGGCGGGTGACGCGCACGTCCTTGGTTTCGTTATCCAGCGTCTTGCGCAGCCGGCCCAGCAGGTCTTTCAGTTCGCGGGTTTCGCCCTGCCGTTCCTTCTTCTCCTCCTCCGTCTCCAGCCTGCCGAGATCCAGATCGCCCTTGCTCACGGATTTGAGCGGCCTGCCCTTGAACTCGGTCAGGTGCATGACCACCCACTCATCCACCGGATCGGACATCAGCAACACCTCGATGCCCTTTTTGCGGAACACCTCCAAATGCGGACTGCTGCGCGCGGTGGCGGCGTCATTCGCGGCCAGATAGTAGATGGCGTCCTGCGCCTCCGGCATGCGGGAGACATAGTCCGACAGCGCCACGGTCTGCCCCTCGCCGGGGTGGAGCGTGCTTTCGTAACGCAGCAGGCCGGCCAGCGTCTCGCGATTGTCCGCGTCCTCGGCGATGCCCTCCTTCAGCACCCGGCCGAATTCCTTCCACAGCGTCTTGTAGTCCTCCCTGCCCGCCAGACTTTCAATGAGCCCCAGGATCTTCTTCACCGAGGCGGCACGGATGGTGTCGATGGTCTTGTTCCGCTGCAGCAACTCCCGTGAGACATTGAGCGGCAAATCATTTGAATCGACAATGCCGCGTACGAAGCGGAGATAACGCGGCAGCAGTTGCTCGGCGTCGTCCATGATGAATATGCGCCGCACGTACAATTTCACGCCGTGGCGGGCCTCGCGATCCCACAAATCGAACGGCGCGTGCGACGGAATGTAAAAGAGCGTGGTGTATTCGAGCCTGCCTTCGGTGCGGGTGTGCACGTGCGCCAGCGGCTTTTCGAAATCGTGCGCGATGTGCTTGTAGAACTCGTCGTAGTCCCCGGCCGTGACTTCCTTCTTGTTGCGCGCCCACAAGGCCGTGGCGCGGTTGACGGTCTCCCATCCGGTCTTGTCCTTGCCCTCCTCCGGCATGCGGATGGGCAGGGCGATATGATCGGAATATCTGCGGATGATGTCCCGCAGGCGCCAGCCGTTTAGATAATCCTTGAATTCGTCCTTGAGATGCAGCACGACCTCCGTGCCGCGTTTCTTGCGCAATACGCCCTGGACGGTGTACTCACCCAAACCGTCGGATTCCCAGCGCACGCCCTGCTCGGCGGGCTGACCCGCCCGCCGGCTGGTGACCGTGACCTTTCCGGCCACGATGAACGCCGAATAAAATCCCACGCCGAACTGGCCGATCAATTGGGTGTCCTGCTGTTTGTCGCCGGTCAGATTCTTGAAAAACTCGCGCGTACCGGAGCGGGCCAGGGTGCCGAGATTGCCGATCATCTCCTCGCGCGACATGCCGATGCCGTTATCACGGACGGTGATGGTTTTCTGCTGCTCGCTGTACTCCACCTGAATGTTGAGTTCGCTGTCGCCCTCGTACAGGCCATCGTTGCCCAGCGCCTCGAACCGCAGCTTCTCGGCCGCATCCGAGGCGTTGGAAACGAGTTCGCGCAGGAAAATCTCCGGGTGGCTGTACAACGAATGGATGACGAGATCCAGCAGCGCCTTGGTTTCGGATTGAAATCCGAGGGTCTCTTTGTTTACGTCCACACTGCTCATGGCTGTTTCATCCTCCGCAATGGCTTTTCCTTGACATGGATTGATCCCGTATAGTTGGGGCATGATCCTGCGAATTTCAATATCTTCGCACAGACCGCCGCCATGAGTACCCGCCCGCCTGCCAGCGCAGCAACCACCATCGAGCATACGCCAGTCATGCGCCAGTATCTGGCCTTCAAGGCGAAACATCCCGACCTGCTGCTGCTTTACCGCATGGGCGATTTCTACGAATTGTTCTACGACGACGCCCGCAGGGCGGCACAGCTGCTGGGAATAGCGCTGACTTCGCGCGGACAGTCGGCGGGTGAACCCATCCCGATGGCCGGCGTACCGGCGCATGCCGTGGATCAATACCTGGTCAAACTCATCCGCCTGGGTGAGTCCGTGGTCATTTGCGAACAGGTGGGCGACCCGGCATTGAGCAAGGGTCCCGTTGAGCGGCAGATCACCCGCATCGTGACGCCCGGCACGGTGACCGATGAGGCGCTGCTGGAGGCGCATCGGGACAATCTTCTGCTCGCAGTGTACGCCGCGGGCGGCGGGATCGGCTGCGCCGCGCTGGATCTCGGCAGTGGACGCTTTTCCCTCATGCAATGCGAAAGCGCCGATACATTTGCCGACGAACTGGAAAGGCTGAAACCCGCGGAAATACTGTTGCCGGAGTCCTCGCCGCTCAAGGAAAAACTTTCAACCTGGCGCGGCGTCAGCGTGAAACCGCCGTGGTATTTCGACGCCGACACCGCGCGGCGGGCGTTGATGCAGCAGTTCGGCGTGGCCGATCTGGCCGGCCTGGGCTGCGAGCAGGTGCCGCTGGCGGTGACGGCGGCGGGCTGCCTGTTGCAGCACGCCCGCGACACGCAATGCGCGGCCCTGCCGCACCTGCAGGCGCCGCATGTTGAACAGCGCCGCGATTGCCTCATCCTTGATGCCGCCAGCCGCAGAAATCTCGAAGTCGACGAGAGCCTCGCCGGCCGCCGGGAGCACACCCTCTCTCATTTGATGGACAGCGCCGTCACGCCCATGGGCAGCCGCTGGTTGCGACGCTGGATTAGCCAGCCGCTGCGCGATCAGGACATCCTGCGCGCGCGGCACGACGCCATTGCCTGCCTGTTGGAATGGGCACGGCACGAACGTCTGCGTGAACTCTTGAAACCGATCGGCGACATGGAGCGCATCCTGGCAAGGATCGCGCTGTTGACGGCGCGACCGAGAGATCTCGTCCAACTGCGCGCGGCACTGGCGCAACTTCCCGCGTTACAGGCATCGATGCAGGAACTGGACAGCCCCCGCCTGCGTGATCTCTCGGCGCGGCTGCGGTGCTTTCCGGAACTCCATGACCTGCTGCGGCATGCACTGGTGGAATCGCCGCCGGTGTGGCTGCGTGACGGCGGCGTCATCGCGCCGGACTACGACGCGGAGTTGGATGAATTACGCCGGCTCGGCGCGAATGCCGGCGACACGCTCGCCGAGATGGAGTTGCGCGAACGCATCGCGACCGGCATCGCCAATCTGCGGGTGGGTTACAACCGGGTGCATGGCTACTATATCGAGGTCAGCCGCGCCCAGGGCGCGAACGTGCCGGCGCGTTATTCCCGACGCCAGACACTGAAATCCGTCGAACGTTACATCACCCCGGAATTGCAGGAACTGGAGCAGCGGGTGTTGAGCGCCGGCGGGCGGGCGCTGGCCCGCGAAAAAATCCTGTACGAAGAGTTGCTGCGCAAATTGCAGGACCATCTGCCCGCACTGCAGGGCTGTGCGGCGGCGCTGGCCGAATTGGACACGCTGGCCGCTTTTGCCGAGCGTGCCGCGACGCTTAATCTCTCCCGTCCTGAACTGTTTGCGGAGGCGGGTGTCACCATCCGCGCGGGCCGTCATCCGATGGTGGAGCACTGCGGCGGCGAACCCTTCATTCCCAACGATCTCACCCTGAATGACGCGCGCCGGCTGCTCATCATCACCGGCCCGAACATGGGCGGCAAATCCACCTACATGCGCCAGACCGCGCTCGTCGTACTGCTGGCGCACGCCGGCAGCTTCGTACCCGCGGCGGGCGCCAGTATCGGCCCCATCGATCGCATCTTCACCCGTATCGGCGCCACCGATGATCTGGCCGCCGGCCGCTCCACGTTCATGGTGGAGATGATCGAGACGGCGCAGATCCTGCGCCAGGCGACACGACAGAGCCTGGTGCTGGTGGATGAGATCGGACGCGGCACCAGCACCTACGACGGACTGGCGCTGGCCTGGGCCACCGCCGAGGCGCTGGGGCGCGACGTGGGCGCATTCACGCTGTTCGCCACCCATTACTTCGAACTGACCGCGCTGACCGAGTTGATCCCGCAGGCGGCGAACGTGCATCTCGACGCCGTTGAGCACCAGGATCGCATTGTCTTCCTGCGCGCGGTCAAGGAGGGGCCCGCCAGCCGCAGCTACGGCCTGCAGGTCGCCTCACTGGCCGGCGTGCCGGCGCCGGTCATCGCCCGCGCGCGGGCCTATCTGCACGATCTGGAGAATCACCCGCGCACCGCGCCGGAAGCACCAAAGCAGGCCACGTTGCTGCCCCACACCCATCCTGTCTTGGCGGCGCTGATGCATCTCAAGCCCGATGATTTGAGCCCGCGCGAGGCACTCGAGGCAATCTACCGCCTGCGCGGGTTGCTGGATAAATCCTGACCGGCGCCCCTGCGCCATCATTTTCATTGGCGGGGCTTGGGACTATAATTATTTTCCTTCGTTACTCTGGAACCGCGAGAATAATCATGACATTTGTCGTCACTGAAAGCTGCATCAAGTGCAAATACACCGATTGCGTGGAGGTCTGCCCGGTGGATTGTTTTCACGAAGGCCCCAACATGCTGGTGATCGACCCCGACGAATGCATCGATTGCACGCTCTGCGAACCCGAGTGTCCGGTCAACGCCATCGTTTCCGAGGATGATTTGCCCGACAATCAGCAGGAATTCCTGAAGCTGAACGCTGAATTGTCAAAGACCTGGCCGGTCATCAACGAGGTCAAGGACGCGCCGGCCGACGCCGACAAGTGGAAAGACGTCAAGGACAAGCGGCAACATTTGGAACGCTGATCCCGCTGTTCTTCCCCGAATTAATTGAAGGGGGGATTCCATGTCATCCTGGTTGCGGATGTTGTCCCTCCTCCCCTTGCTCGCCCCAGTAACGGCGTCGTACGCCGAGGTGTACAAATGGGTGGACGAACAGGGCAAGGTGCACTACGGCGATCATCCTGGTAATGCCCGGAGCCAGCCGGTCCAAATCCAAGCCGCACCGCAGCCGGACCCGGACTCCGCTGAACGCAGGGAAAAAAGCCAGAAGCTGTTGAACGAATACTCCGATGATCAGACGGAACAGAAGAAACAGCAGGAGTCCAGGGAGAAGGAGGCGGCGCAGCGCAAGGTTAATTGCGAACTGGCGAAAAAAAATCTGGACACGTACGAACACGCGGCCACCCTCTACACCACGGACAAAGACGGGGAACGCCACAACCTGACCGACGATGAGTATAAAAAAGCCATCGAAACCAGCCACGCCAACGTAAAAAAGTGGTGTGATGAATAATCGCGGCTGTCCTGGTGGTCTTTTTTCCCAATCCGACAAGTGCCTTCTTAAAAAGTGATGTCACCGGTGTCCTGAATGCCGGTTCATGGATCCAGGCGGCGATCTGCGCGCCGTGGAGGCAAATTAAATTTTGGTAATGTTCTGAATCGGTTGCGGATATCGGGTCAAAATACCAAGTCTCGCGAACCCTGCGAGATGATTTTTCAACCATAGACATTTAAGGAGATCCATTATGACCATCCGCAAATTCATCCTGGCGATCATGACCGGCCTGTTTTTGGTCAGCACCGGCGCCATGGCCGCCGATACGCACAAGTGCAAAAAAGGCAAGGTCTGGGATGCGGACAAGAAGCACTGTGTAGTCGAGAAAAAGTAATTCAGGCTGCAAGTTGTTGCGTAAATAGAGGAGGGCCATCCGCCCTCCTCTTTTTTTGCCGGCGATAATCAGGAGTACGTTCATTTTTCCCCGCCATGCGTTGCGTGTGAGCTTGTACGCCGCCCCAGGTGCCCGCGTATTTTTTGATTTCCAGGTTCGGTGTTAGGATTTGACGCGCGGGAGGCTCTGAGTCCGATCAGAGGTTCCCCGATGATGCAACCCATTCCCACGCACGGACAGGCGCATGCGGAAAAAATTCTGGACCAGCGACTGGTTTGCCGGCCTTGCGGTATCGGTGGTGTTTGTCGTCCTGTACTGGATGCAGCCCCCATTCGTGGAATCACTGGAGCGCACCGCCTACGACTTCGGGGTGCGGGCGTCGACCCAGCAGCCCAGCAGCCAGATCGCAGTCATTGCCATCGACGACAACAGCATCACCAACATCGGACGCTGGCCGTGGCCACGCAACATCATCGCCGAGTTGATCGACCGTCTGGCCAAGGCGGGCGCCAAGGTCATCGCCAATATGGTGCTGTATACCGAACCGCAGATCGACCCCGGATTGACCCACATCAATGAATTGCTGGCCCTTTATGATTCGAAGGGATTGTCCAAAAGCAACGATGCCACCGTCGCCGAGCTGGGCAAAAAACTCAAGACGGCCCAGGAAGACCTCGACAAGGACAAGAAACTCGCCGATGCCATTGGCCGTGCCGGCAATGTCGTGCTGGGCATGCAATTCATTCCCGGACAGCCGCTGGGCAAGGCGGACAAGCCGACGCCGGATTACATCGCGAAGAACGCCCTGCCGGACAAAAAGGTGCTGCCCGGCAAGGATGACGACGAGCCGCTTTTTGCCAGCCAGCTGTTCGCGCCCATCCCGGACATCGGCAGCAAGGCCGCGGCCATCGGGCATCTCAATCAGGATCCGGATTCTGACGGCGGATTGCGCAAGGAGCCGCTGATTTTCAATTATTTCGATCATTACTATCCCTCGTTTGCGCTCGCTGTCGCCGCGCGGACCCTCAATCTTGCACCGGGCGAGATCGAACTGGTCAAGGGCGATCACGTCGGGATCGGCAAGCTCTTGATCAAGACCAATCCGGAATCAGAGATGTACACGTTCTTCTACAAGGACCAGGGCGACAAACCGGCCTTCAAGATCGATTCGTTCTACGATGTGTACTACAACAAGATCCCGCTGGAAAATTACAAGGACAAGGTGGTGTTGATAGGCCCCACCGCCTTTGGTGTCGGTGAAACCTTTCCAACGCCGATCTCCAAGGGCATGGCACCG harbors:
- a CDS encoding GNAT family N-acyltransferase — translated: MTSAEIRGHFSTRHIFSNHRLSNHPDFLYRSLDRLCRLDHLDRLYQQLPPGLEGEAFLRQALELLDIRPRILSGRIDDIPAGGPVIVVANHPFGGPEALLLAQMLLKIRPDVRMMANYLLRQITEIRDYLIDVDPFGGGTSARRNAAPLRRCLRWLQAGGLLLTFPSGTVSHLQWRSGKIIDPPWDPSIGRLVQLSQASVVPVYIHGHNRLHFQLLGLLHPLLRTALLPREFAARTGRRIELRIGAPIAYAGMKRLPDKTTLIEHLRLRTELLGQMSQTASSGAAVEPPLPRRAIPLILAPAPSLLKAEMDALPEEQILIRNKEWRVACAPARQIPWLLQEIGRLRELTFRSVGEGTGKPADIDLYDAYYQHLIVWNEASGQVAGGYRLGVVADILRHYGVRGLYTHSLFEFKRPLLGQLATAVELGRSFVRPEFQKSFAPLFLLWRGIGEFIIRRPQCHRLFGPVSISNDYHWLSRLLIVKHLHTRHYERELSRWVRPRRPFKPLRMGPWREAIISPGLDDLDVIADMVRGIETDGKEPPILLRQYLKLGGQLLGFNVDPEFGNTLDGLILVDLRRTDARLLERYMGQRGARDFLAFHRSRPAATTRQAA
- the htpG gene encoding molecular chaperone HtpG — its product is MSSVDVNKETLGFQSETKALLDLVIHSLYSHPEIFLRELVSNASDAAEKLRFEALGNDGLYEGDSELNIQVEYSEQQKTITVRDNGIGMSREEMIGNLGTLARSGTREFFKNLTGDKQQDTQLIGQFGVGFYSAFIVAGKVTVTSRRAGQPAEQGVRWESDGLGEYTVQGVLRKKRGTEVVLHLKDEFKDYLNGWRLRDIIRRYSDHIALPIRMPEEGKDKTGWETVNRATALWARNKKEVTAGDYDEFYKHIAHDFEKPLAHVHTRTEGRLEYTTLFYIPSHAPFDLWDREARHGVKLYVRRIFIMDDAEQLLPRYLRFVRGIVDSNDLPLNVSRELLQRNKTIDTIRAASVKKILGLIESLAGREDYKTLWKEFGRVLKEGIAEDADNRETLAGLLRYESTLHPGEGQTVALSDYVSRMPEAQDAIYYLAANDAATARSSPHLEVFRKKGIEVLLMSDPVDEWVVMHLTEFKGRPLKSVSKGDLDLGRLETEEEKKERQGETRELKDLLGRLRKTLDNETKDVRVTRRLTDSPACLVADSQDMGGNLERLLKAVGQNIAAAKPILEINPEHALIKHLGKIEDETRFGDWARILFDQALLAEGGRLSDPAGFVRRLNAMFATMAS
- the mutS gene encoding DNA mismatch repair protein MutS; its protein translation is MSTRPPASAATTIEHTPVMRQYLAFKAKHPDLLLLYRMGDFYELFYDDARRAAQLLGIALTSRGQSAGEPIPMAGVPAHAVDQYLVKLIRLGESVVICEQVGDPALSKGPVERQITRIVTPGTVTDEALLEAHRDNLLLAVYAAGGGIGCAALDLGSGRFSLMQCESADTFADELERLKPAEILLPESSPLKEKLSTWRGVSVKPPWYFDADTARRALMQQFGVADLAGLGCEQVPLAVTAAGCLLQHARDTQCAALPHLQAPHVEQRRDCLILDAASRRNLEVDESLAGRREHTLSHLMDSAVTPMGSRWLRRWISQPLRDQDILRARHDAIACLLEWARHERLRELLKPIGDMERILARIALLTARPRDLVQLRAALAQLPALQASMQELDSPRLRDLSARLRCFPELHDLLRHALVESPPVWLRDGGVIAPDYDAELDELRRLGANAGDTLAEMELRERIATGIANLRVGYNRVHGYYIEVSRAQGANVPARYSRRQTLKSVERYITPELQELEQRVLSAGGRALAREKILYEELLRKLQDHLPALQGCAAALAELDTLAAFAERAATLNLSRPELFAEAGVTIRAGRHPMVEHCGGEPFIPNDLTLNDARRLLIITGPNMGGKSTYMRQTALVVLLAHAGSFVPAAGASIGPIDRIFTRIGATDDLAAGRSTFMVEMIETAQILRQATRQSLVLVDEIGRGTSTYDGLALAWATAEALGRDVGAFTLFATHYFELTALTELIPQAANVHLDAVEHQDRIVFLRAVKEGPASRSYGLQVASLAGVPAPVIARARAYLHDLENHPRTAPEAPKQATLLPHTHPVLAALMHLKPDDLSPREALEAIYRLRGLLDKS
- the fdxA gene encoding ferredoxin FdxA — translated: MTFVVTESCIKCKYTDCVEVCPVDCFHEGPNMLVIDPDECIDCTLCEPECPVNAIVSEDDLPDNQQEFLKLNAELSKTWPVINEVKDAPADADKWKDVKDKRQHLER